Proteins encoded by one window of Antechinus flavipes isolate AdamAnt ecotype Samford, QLD, Australia chromosome 4, AdamAnt_v2, whole genome shotgun sequence:
- the MTRES1 gene encoding mitochondrial transcription rescue factor 1, producing MCAMTSLRLPIRALRKPNAWIGLWGTPLTHKPCTSWSQYINSSSYRLNTSNYRTLFFHGISSVKLPGLLISPECISLFSIRLKSNTGSKKTSKKTLQKTDDDDDDDTDEDWGERSEQEDELDDDPNVVKDYKDLEKVVPSFRYDVILKTGLDLARNKIEDAFYKGDLRLNGEKLWKKSRTVKVGDTLDLIIGEDKDSETETAMRIVLRKVSEEKTQSEKYRVLLRRWKKIILPKKSVSK from the exons ATGTGTGCTATGACTAGTCTCAGATTGCCTATCCGTGCTTTAAGAAAACCAAATGCCTGGATTGGACTCTGGGGGACACCTCTCACTCATAAACCCTGTACCTCTTGGAGTCAGTACATAAATTCTTCTAGTTATCGGTTAAACACATCAAATTATAGAACACTGTTCTTCCACGGCATTTCCTCTGTGAAACTCCCAGGGCTTTTAATATCTCCAGAGTGCATTTCACTCTTTTCCATAAGACTCAAAAGCAACACAGGATCTAAAAAGACCAGTAAAAAGACTTTGCAGAAAACCGacgatgatgacgatgatgatacTGATGAAGACTGGGGAGAGAGGAGTGAACAGGAAGATGAACTTGATGATGACCCCAACGTAGTAAAAGACTATAAGGATCTGGAGAAAGTTGTTCCCTCTTTTCGGTATGATGTCATCTTAAAAACAGGTCTGGATCTTGCAAGAAA TAAAATAGAAGATGCATTCTACAAAGGTGACCTCAGACTGAATGGAgagaaattatggaaaaaaagcAGAACG GTGAAAGTGGGTGATACACTGGATCTTATCATTGGAGAGGATAAAGATTCAGAAACAGAGACAGCAATGCGAATTGTCCTGAGAAAAGTGTCAGAAGAGAAAACTCAGTCTGAAAAGTACCGAGTGCTTTTACGCCggtggaaaaaaatcatattgccCAAGAAGAGTGTTTCTAAGTAG